The following proteins are encoded in a genomic region of Ooceraea biroi isolate clonal line C1 chromosome 14, Obir_v5.4, whole genome shotgun sequence:
- the LOC105286147 gene encoding uncharacterized protein LOC105286147, translating to MCRKFLKVNKDIIVTRADKGQVTVIMDRNDYIKKMKELLSDKNTYVELDKDPVKKVTRRVGELVKSWVNLDLIDEHTHRWLNASHSNIARCYGLPKIHKTGYPLRVIVSAIGSPSYNLATFFHEILVKSINRPNSYVGNGWTFIDKVRNVAIDKCETMVSFDVVSLFTNIPKELVIKAIEKRWDLISVDTKFNLDQFIYGIDVILNSTSFTFNGRFYSQIYGCPMGSPLSPIVADMVLDDLETICMERLDFKIKLFYRYVDVFMILPTDRIQQVLEIFNNYHPRLCFTVETEKNGTINFLDATVIRDNEALITDWYRKPTYSGRYINYFASNPLQHKINVITNLVDRAILLSDERFHDKNIQILNSILIINCYPPEFINKHVRNRLKQIEYRKTKNNGSSNNENKIRMCIPYVKGFSECVARILRGCQVNVTHVINKTLDGIVKCEKDKLERKNKTDVIYRINCKDCDVCYVGQTKRHLNTRISEHLSDIKKCENNWSVVSKHRDNVDHEFDWSEVEVLHQEKHLRKRLIAEMFYIKKHKTSINLQKDTDNLSDMYDLVLTKL from the coding sequence ATgtgtagaaaatttttgaaagttAACAAAGATATAATAGTAACTAGAGCAGATAAAGGTCAGGTTACTGTTATTATGGATAGAAATGATTACAttaagaaaatgaaagaattattaagTGATAAGAACACGTATGTAGAATTAGATAAAGATCCTGTTAAGAAGGTTACCCGTAGGGTCGGTGAGTTGGTGAAGTCATGGGTTAACCTGGACTTGATCGATGAGCACACACACAGATGGTTGAACGCAAGCCATAGTAACATTGCACGTTGCTATGGTTTACCCAAAATACATAAGACTGGTTATCCTTTGAGGGTTATAGTTTCGGCAATTGGTAGTCCGTCATATAATTTGGCCACCTTTTTCCATGAAATATTggtaaaatctattaatagACCTAATTCGTATGTTGGGAACGGTTGGACCTTTATAGATAAAGTCAGAAATGTAGCCATTGACAAGTGTGAAACTATGGTTTCATTCGACGTGGTTTCACTTTTCACGAATATACCCAAAGAATTGGTAATAAAAGCAATAGAAAAAAGATGGGATCTGATTTCGGTTGACACAAAATTCAATCTTGACCAGTTTATATATGGTATCGACGTTATCCTGAATTCTACTAGTTTTACTTTCAATGGACGGTTTTATTCACAAATTTATGGTTGCCCTATGGGTTCACCATTATCTCCGATTGTGGCTGATATGGTGTTAGACGATTTGGAAACAATTTGTATGGAAAGGTTGgactttaaaattaaattgttctaTAGGTATGTTGATGTGTTTATGATTTTACCCACTGACAGGATTCAACAggttcttgaaatatttaataactatCACCCGAGACTTTGTTTTACAGTTGAAACAGAAAAGAATGGCactattaattttttggaTGCCACTGTTATACGGGATAATGAGGCGTTGATCACGGACTGGTACCGCAAACCAACCTATTCGGGACGTTACATTAACTATTTTGCTTCCAATCCATtacaacataaaattaatgttattaccAACTTAGTAGACAGAGCTATTCTGTTATCAGATGAAAGATTTCACGACAagaatatacaaattttaaattctatacTTATCATTAATTGTTATCCACCGgaatttattaacaaacatGTTAGAAATAGATTAAAACAGATCGAATATCGAAAGACTAAGAATAATGGCTCCAGTAataatgagaataaaataCGCATGTGTATCCCGTACGTTAAAGGTTTTAGCGAATGTGTTGCGAGAATTTTACGAGGTTGTCAGGTCAACGTAACACATGTGATCAATAAAACGTTAGACGGTATTGTTAAATGTGAAAAGGACAAACTTGAGCGTAAAAACAAAACAGATGTGATTTACAGAATTAATTGTAAAGATTGCGATGTTTGTTACGTCGGACAGACGAAGAGACACCTTAACACGAGGATTAGTGAGCATTTGTCGGACATAAAGAAGTGTGAGAACAATTGGTCTGTGGTCAGCAAACACAGGGATAACGTGGACCATGAGTTTGATTGGTCAGAGGTTGAGGTCTTACACCAAGAGAAACATTTGAGAAAGAGACTAATTGCtgaaatgttttacataaaaaagcataaGACGtctattaatttacaaaaagacaCGGATAACCTTTCGGATATGTATGATCTTGTTTTGACTAAGTTGTAG
- the LOC109611007 gene encoding carbonic anhydrase 3-like, translated as MLDLSLAECMVTCSSVLLIVLLLTEILDWTQLFVWLENDYYPLAFSFGYAHQNGPHTWKDLYPDSSGSYQSPINIITRLAIVVQPSELLQWSNFNSGPLSMTITNDGHAVILRGFWTSTMWPQLQGGPLTGAYDFFNILFHWGPSNEEGSEHTLDYVRYPMELQVIHTKRGIKSPMDAITLGAKDGIVIVSFFLQINHVDNPYLDHIVSNLWRITCPGSKVYIPPFPLEWMFAPFDRNYYTYNGSFSQPPCSEIVTWIIQQEPIAISSSQVRLLTLLLKLLVPVFIINILGA; from the exons ATGTTGGATCTCTCATTAGCGGAATGTATGGTTACGTGTAGCAGCGTGCTTCTCATAG ttttactGTTAACCGAAATTTTGGATTGGACACAATTATTTGTATGGTTGGAAAACGACTATTATCCCCTCGCTTTCTCATTCGGATATGCCCATCAAAACGGACCTCACACTTGGAAAGACCTATATCCTGATAGTAGCGGTAGCTATCAATCACCCATCAATATTATTACTAGACTTGCCATAGTAGTGCAACCATCAGAATTGCTTCAGTGGAGCAATTTTAACAGCGGACCTTTATCGATGACCATCACAAATGACGGTCATGcag TAATTCTTCGAGGGTTTTGGACTAGCACCATGTGGCCACAACTTCAAGGTGGACCTTTAACCGGTGCATAcgatttctttaatattctcTTTCACTGGGGTCCATCTAACGAGGAAGGCAGTGAACATACTTTAGACTATGTTCGTTATCCTATGGAGTTACAAGTGATTCATACGAAGCGTGGAATTAAATCACCTATGGATGCAATCACACTTGGAGCAAAGGATGGGATTGTAatcgtttctttcttccttcaa ATAAATCATGTAGATAATCCTTATCTGGATCACATTGTGAGCAATTTGTGGCGCATTACCTGTCCGGGTTCCAAGGTCTATATACCTCCTTTCCCATTAGAATGGATGTTTGCACCATTTGACCGAAATTATTACACATACAATGGTTCTTTTAGTCAACCTCCCTGCAGTGAAATTGTCACCTGGATTATTCAACAAGAACCGATTGCCATATCGTCGTCGCAAGTAAGATTGTTAACGttattacttaaattattAGTACCggtttttattatcaatatattaggagcgtga
- the LOC105279993 gene encoding tetraspanin-11 isoform X3, with amino-acid sequence MKYLKIVLFTFNLLIWLAGCTVLVIGVWLLLEPSKGHILNLFVPDVKPHETINLIAYSLLGLGFIVIMVSFFGCRAALRGNQCILATYMSMLVALIVTELVTAAIGGLMTFQILSDLEKRLTNKLAVDYGHDPTSDISFSHSLDFAQYKFNCCGIYSDDDYNGTAWWRDGQISGSRRQVPLTCCVLKNIENKNTDSPMSVVSRVFHKNQNEKPWLYPQPKDEAACQIEDEEGHEGYRHKEGCLRKVTNWLQCESFTLVFLGMAMAGIQTFGIITSAFLCRTIRDMQEE; translated from the exons ATGAAGTACTTGAAAATCGTGTTATTCAcgttcaatttattaatatgg TTGGCCGGCTGCACGGTACTTGTGATAGGTGTTTGGCTACTTCTGGAGCCCAGCAAGGGACACATCCTCAATCTTTTCGTACCTGACGTCAAACCACATGAGACCATTAATCTGATAGCTTATAGTCTGCTCGGGCTCGGTTTCATCGTAATCATGGTGAGCTTCTTCGGCTGCCGCGCTGCGTTACGCGGAAATCAATGCATCCTCGCCACC TACATGAGCATGTTGGTCGCGCTGATCGTTACGGAACTGGTGACGGCGGCGATAGGCGGATTGATGACTTTCCAGATCTTGTCAGACTTGGAGAAAAGACTTACCAATAAACTAGCGGTGGATTACGGTCACGATCCGACTAGTGACATCTCCTTCAGCCATAGCCTGGACTTTGCGCAGTACAAG TTTAATTGCTGCGGAATATATAGTGACGACGATTATAATGGCACGGCTTGGTGGAGGGATGGGCAAATATCGGGGAGCAGGAGGCAGGTTCCTCTCACGTGTTGTgttctgaaaaatatcgag aataaaaatacagaTAGTCCGATGAGCGTCGTTTCCAGAGtatttcacaaaaat CAGAACGAGAAACCATGGTTATATCCACAACCGAAAGATGAAGCTGCGTGTCAAATTGAAGATGAAGAGGGTCATGAGGGATACAGACACAAAGAA GGTTGTCTTAGAAAAGTTACGAACTGGTTACAGTGTGAAAGTTTCACGTTAGTGTTTCTCGGCATGGCAATGGCAGGAATAcag ACATTTGGAATAATAACGTCCGCCTTCCTCTGTCGAACAATAAGAGACATGCAGGAAGAATGA
- the LOC105279993 gene encoding tetraspanin-11 isoform X1, translating to MKYLKIVLFTFNLLIWLAGCTVLVIGVWLLLEPSKGHILNLFVPDVKPHETINLIAYSLLGLGFIVIMVSFFGCRAALRGNQCILATVSKTALLLSPVSAYHYRRRVKVNDVSVVVLLSLFFPQYMSMLVALIVTELVTAAIGGLMTFQILSDLEKRLTNKLAVDYGHDPTSDISFSHSLDFAQYKFNCCGIYSDDDYNGTAWWRDGQISGSRRQVPLTCCVLKNIENKNTDSPMSVVSRVFHKNQNEKPWLYPQPKDEAACQIEDEEGHEGYRHKEGCLRKVTNWLQCESFTLVFLGMAMAGIQTFGIITSAFLCRTIRDMQEE from the exons ATGAAGTACTTGAAAATCGTGTTATTCAcgttcaatttattaatatgg TTGGCCGGCTGCACGGTACTTGTGATAGGTGTTTGGCTACTTCTGGAGCCCAGCAAGGGACACATCCTCAATCTTTTCGTACCTGACGTCAAACCACATGAGACCATTAATCTGATAGCTTATAGTCTGCTCGGGCTCGGTTTCATCGTAATCATGGTGAGCTTCTTCGGCTGCCGCGCTGCGTTACGCGGAAATCAATGCATCCTCGCCACCGTGAGTaaaacggcacttttattgtCACCCGTAAGTGCGTACCATTATAGGCGTCGGGTCAAGGTCAATGATGTTTCTGTCGTCGTTCTGTTGTCGCTCTTTTTCCCTCAGTACATGAGCATGTTGGTCGCGCTGATCGTTACGGAACTGGTGACGGCGGCGATAGGCGGATTGATGACTTTCCAGATCTTGTCAGACTTGGAGAAAAGACTTACCAATAAACTAGCGGTGGATTACGGTCACGATCCGACTAGTGACATCTCCTTCAGCCATAGCCTGGACTTTGCGCAGTACAAG TTTAATTGCTGCGGAATATATAGTGACGACGATTATAATGGCACGGCTTGGTGGAGGGATGGGCAAATATCGGGGAGCAGGAGGCAGGTTCCTCTCACGTGTTGTgttctgaaaaatatcgag aataaaaatacagaTAGTCCGATGAGCGTCGTTTCCAGAGtatttcacaaaaat CAGAACGAGAAACCATGGTTATATCCACAACCGAAAGATGAAGCTGCGTGTCAAATTGAAGATGAAGAGGGTCATGAGGGATACAGACACAAAGAA GGTTGTCTTAGAAAAGTTACGAACTGGTTACAGTGTGAAAGTTTCACGTTAGTGTTTCTCGGCATGGCAATGGCAGGAATAcag ACATTTGGAATAATAACGTCCGCCTTCCTCTGTCGAACAATAAGAGACATGCAGGAAGAATGA
- the LOC105279993 gene encoding tetraspanin-11 isoform X2 has protein sequence MKYLKIVLFTFNLLIWLAGCTVLVIGVWLLLEPSKGHILNLFVPDVKPHETINLIAYSLLGLGFIVIMVSFFGCRAALRGNQCILATVSKTALLLSPVSAYHYRRRVKVNDVSVVVLLSLFFPQYMSMLVALIVTELVTAAIGGLMTFQILSDLEKRLTNKLAVDYGHDPTSDISFSHSLDFAQYKFNCCGIYSDDDYNGTAWWRDGQISGSRRQVPLTCCVLKNIENKNTDSPMSVVSRVFHKNNEKPWLYPQPKDEAACQIEDEEGHEGYRHKEGCLRKVTNWLQCESFTLVFLGMAMAGIQTFGIITSAFLCRTIRDMQEE, from the exons ATGAAGTACTTGAAAATCGTGTTATTCAcgttcaatttattaatatgg TTGGCCGGCTGCACGGTACTTGTGATAGGTGTTTGGCTACTTCTGGAGCCCAGCAAGGGACACATCCTCAATCTTTTCGTACCTGACGTCAAACCACATGAGACCATTAATCTGATAGCTTATAGTCTGCTCGGGCTCGGTTTCATCGTAATCATGGTGAGCTTCTTCGGCTGCCGCGCTGCGTTACGCGGAAATCAATGCATCCTCGCCACCGTGAGTaaaacggcacttttattgtCACCCGTAAGTGCGTACCATTATAGGCGTCGGGTCAAGGTCAATGATGTTTCTGTCGTCGTTCTGTTGTCGCTCTTTTTCCCTCAGTACATGAGCATGTTGGTCGCGCTGATCGTTACGGAACTGGTGACGGCGGCGATAGGCGGATTGATGACTTTCCAGATCTTGTCAGACTTGGAGAAAAGACTTACCAATAAACTAGCGGTGGATTACGGTCACGATCCGACTAGTGACATCTCCTTCAGCCATAGCCTGGACTTTGCGCAGTACAAG TTTAATTGCTGCGGAATATATAGTGACGACGATTATAATGGCACGGCTTGGTGGAGGGATGGGCAAATATCGGGGAGCAGGAGGCAGGTTCCTCTCACGTGTTGTgttctgaaaaatatcgag aataaaaatacagaTAGTCCGATGAGCGTCGTTTCCAGAGtatttcacaaaaat AACGAGAAACCATGGTTATATCCACAACCGAAAGATGAAGCTGCGTGTCAAATTGAAGATGAAGAGGGTCATGAGGGATACAGACACAAAGAA GGTTGTCTTAGAAAAGTTACGAACTGGTTACAGTGTGAAAGTTTCACGTTAGTGTTTCTCGGCATGGCAATGGCAGGAATAcag ACATTTGGAATAATAACGTCCGCCTTCCTCTGTCGAACAATAAGAGACATGCAGGAAGAATGA
- the LOC105279993 gene encoding tetraspanin-11 isoform X4: MKYLKIVLFTFNLLIWLAGCTVLVIGVWLLLEPSKGHILNLFVPDVKPHETINLIAYSLLGLGFIVIMVSFFGCRAALRGNQCILATYMSMLVALIVTELVTAAIGGLMTFQILSDLEKRLTNKLAVDYGHDPTSDISFSHSLDFAQYKFNCCGIYSDDDYNGTAWWRDGQISGSRRQVPLTCCVLKNIENKNTDSPMSVVSRVFHKNNEKPWLYPQPKDEAACQIEDEEGHEGYRHKEGCLRKVTNWLQCESFTLVFLGMAMAGIQTFGIITSAFLCRTIRDMQEE, from the exons ATGAAGTACTTGAAAATCGTGTTATTCAcgttcaatttattaatatgg TTGGCCGGCTGCACGGTACTTGTGATAGGTGTTTGGCTACTTCTGGAGCCCAGCAAGGGACACATCCTCAATCTTTTCGTACCTGACGTCAAACCACATGAGACCATTAATCTGATAGCTTATAGTCTGCTCGGGCTCGGTTTCATCGTAATCATGGTGAGCTTCTTCGGCTGCCGCGCTGCGTTACGCGGAAATCAATGCATCCTCGCCACC TACATGAGCATGTTGGTCGCGCTGATCGTTACGGAACTGGTGACGGCGGCGATAGGCGGATTGATGACTTTCCAGATCTTGTCAGACTTGGAGAAAAGACTTACCAATAAACTAGCGGTGGATTACGGTCACGATCCGACTAGTGACATCTCCTTCAGCCATAGCCTGGACTTTGCGCAGTACAAG TTTAATTGCTGCGGAATATATAGTGACGACGATTATAATGGCACGGCTTGGTGGAGGGATGGGCAAATATCGGGGAGCAGGAGGCAGGTTCCTCTCACGTGTTGTgttctgaaaaatatcgag aataaaaatacagaTAGTCCGATGAGCGTCGTTTCCAGAGtatttcacaaaaat AACGAGAAACCATGGTTATATCCACAACCGAAAGATGAAGCTGCGTGTCAAATTGAAGATGAAGAGGGTCATGAGGGATACAGACACAAAGAA GGTTGTCTTAGAAAAGTTACGAACTGGTTACAGTGTGAAAGTTTCACGTTAGTGTTTCTCGGCATGGCAATGGCAGGAATAcag ACATTTGGAATAATAACGTCCGCCTTCCTCTGTCGAACAATAAGAGACATGCAGGAAGAATGA